The Qipengyuania pelagi genome includes a window with the following:
- a CDS encoding response regulator, translated as MPTTILIVEDEVLIAVEMEAVIHDLGHESAGIADDMQSALAKASDAIDVALVDVNLADGATGPRVGERLASDFGIEVIFVTANPAQLGEGVSGTLGALEKPVDLGILKQVLDYVIAIRKGENIDPPARLKLFFN; from the coding sequence ATGCCGACCACCATTCTGATTGTTGAAGATGAAGTCCTTATAGCTGTCGAAATGGAGGCGGTGATTCACGATCTCGGTCATGAATCCGCAGGGATTGCCGATGACATGCAATCAGCATTGGCGAAGGCTTCGGACGCCATCGATGTGGCTCTCGTCGACGTCAACTTGGCTGACGGAGCCACGGGCCCCAGAGTGGGCGAAAGACTTGCCTCGGATTTCGGGATCGAGGTCATCTTCGTGACGGCCAATCCCGCGCAGCTCGGCGAAGGGGTAAGCGGAACGCTGGGTGCGCTTGAAAAACCGGTCGATCTCGGCATTCTCAAGCAGGTTCTCGACTATGTCATTGCGATCCGGAAGGGCGAAAATATCGATCCGCCTGCCCGCTTGAAGCTGTTTTTCAACTAG